ATTGAATCTTTTTGGGGCAAGAGGCTTTGCAGAATCAGAGTTTTATATgtcaattttcaaaattgtggctctattcatttttataattATTGGTATTGTTCTCATTGCAGGTGGTGGGCCTGATTCTACTGGATACATCGGCACGAAGTATTGGCACGATCCAGGCTCCTTCGCTGTTcctgttttcaaaaacctCTGCAATACTTTTGTTTCGGCAGCATACTCCTTTAGTGGTACAGAAATGGTTGTTTTAACCAGCACTGAAGCAAGGAGTGTTTCCTCAGTCTCTCGGGCAGCGAAAGGTACGTTCTGGAGAATTATCATCTTTTATATTGTTACAGTGATTATAATTGGTTGCCTGGTCCCTTATAATGATCCTCGTCTGATTAGCGGTTCATCCAGTGAGGATATTACTGCTTCCCCGTTTGTTATTGCCTTGAGCAATACTGGTGCTATGGGAACAAGAGTGTCTCATTTTATGAATGCGGTCATCTTGATAGCCGTATTTTCTGTTTGCAATTCCTGCGTTTACGCATCCTCTAGATTGATTCAGGGTTTGGCGACAGCAGGCCAACTTCCAAAGATCTGCGCTTACATGGACAGGAATGGTCGGCCTTTAGTTGGCATGGCTATATGTGGCGCTTTTGGATTGTTAGGCTTTTTGGTTGTTTCCAAGAACCAGGGTACAGTTTTCACATGGTTGTTTGCGTTGTGttccatttcatttttcacaACTTGGTTCTGTATTTGCTTCTGTCAAGTCAGATTTAGGATGGCAATGAAAGCTCAAGGAAGGTCAAAGGATGACATTATCTATAGATCGACATTAGGGATATACGGAGGAATTTTCGGCTGTATCTTAAATGTTCTATTGGTAATTGGAGAAATATATGTATCGGCTGCACCCGTGGGTAGTCCCAGTTCTGCTGctaatttctttgaatattGTATGAGTATTCCCATAATGATTGCTGTATATATTGGCCATAGAATTTACCGCAGAGACTGGAGACACTGGTACATCAAGCGGATGGATATTGACCTCGATAGCGGACATTCGTTAGAGGACTTCGAAGCCACCAAGCTTGAGAGGGATGAGGATAAGAAA
Above is a genomic segment from Saccharomyces cerevisiae S288C chromosome XII, complete sequence containing:
- the MMP1 gene encoding S-methylmethionine permease MMP1 (High-affinity S-methylmethionine permease; required for utilization of S-methylmethionine as a sulfur source; has similarity to S-adenosylmethionine permease Sam3p), coding for MDEFESTKLSKVQFSTSVLSTPSNEGNNLIHRFKNSFKRNDSPAIQEGLLYSELSEEEKIQWDLANQPYKKVLDQRHLTMIAIGGTLGTGLFIGLGESLASGPASLLIGFLLVGASMLCVVQCGAELSCQYPVSGSYALHASRFIDPSVGFSIGINYLLMWLISYPSELVGCSLTISYWAPSVNPAAWVAIAFVLSMLLNLFGARGFAESEFYMSIFKIVALFIFIIIGIVLIAGGGPDSTGYIGTKYWHDPGSFAVPVFKNLCNTFVSAAYSFSGTEMVVLTSTEARSVSSVSRAAKGTFWRIIIFYIVTVIIIGCLVPYNDPRLISGSSSEDITASPFVIALSNTGAMGTRVSHFMNAVILIAVFSVCNSCVYASSRLIQGLATAGQLPKICAYMDRNGRPLVGMAICGAFGLLGFLVVSKNQGTVFTWLFALCSISFFTTWFCICFCQVRFRMAMKAQGRSKDDIIYRSTLGIYGGIFGCILNVLLVIGEIYVSAAPVGSPSSAANFFEYCMSIPIMIAVYIGHRIYRRDWRHWYIKRMDIDLDSGHSLEDFEATKLERDEDKKYVSSKPLYYRIYRFFC